The Leifsonia williamsii genome includes a region encoding these proteins:
- a CDS encoding sugar phosphate isomerase/epimerase family protein has protein sequence MMRIGLSTSCVYPLGTEAAFAAAAELGYDGVEVMVTRDETTQSAAPLLALAERYGMPILSIHAPVLLLTHFVWGRDPRVKLERSADLAAAVGAETVVVHPPFRWQSGYVDDFLAIVRSTAAASGVAIAVENMFPWKVAGRSMAAYSPGWNPVGMDCDAVTLDFSHAALSGLDGLKLARALGDRLRHVHLCDGSGALDDSHVFDEHLLPGRGGQPVAEVLRLLAASAWTGSVVAEVNTRKARTEHERTAMLRETLSFAREHAAGAAV, from the coding sequence GTGATGCGCATCGGCCTGAGCACGTCCTGCGTCTACCCGCTCGGCACCGAGGCCGCCTTCGCGGCGGCGGCGGAGCTGGGCTACGACGGCGTGGAGGTGATGGTCACCCGCGACGAGACGACCCAGTCGGCGGCGCCGCTGCTGGCCCTGGCCGAGCGCTACGGGATGCCGATCCTCAGCATCCACGCGCCGGTGCTGCTGCTCACGCACTTCGTCTGGGGCCGCGACCCGCGGGTGAAGCTGGAGCGCTCGGCCGACCTGGCGGCCGCGGTGGGCGCCGAGACCGTCGTGGTGCACCCTCCCTTCCGCTGGCAGTCGGGGTACGTCGACGACTTCCTGGCGATCGTGCGCTCGACGGCGGCGGCCTCCGGGGTCGCGATCGCGGTCGAGAACATGTTCCCGTGGAAGGTCGCCGGCCGCTCGATGGCGGCATACTCCCCCGGCTGGAACCCGGTCGGCATGGACTGCGACGCGGTCACGCTCGACTTCTCGCACGCGGCTCTCAGCGGGCTCGACGGCCTGAAGCTCGCCCGGGCGCTCGGCGACCGGCTGCGGCACGTGCACCTGTGCGACGGCTCGGGGGCGCTGGACGACTCGCACGTCTTCGACGAGCACCTGCTGCCGGGACGCGGCGGCCAGCCGGTGGCCGAGGTGCTGCGGCTGCTCGCCGCCTCCGCGTGGACAGGGTCGGTGGTCGCGGAGGTCAACACCCGCAAGGCGCGCACGGAGCACGAGCGCACGGCGATGCTGCGGGAGACGCTGTCGTTCGCGCGGGAGCACGCGGCCGGGGCTGCGGTGTAG
- the otsA gene encoding alpha,alpha-trehalose-phosphate synthase (UDP-forming): MTANPDTATDAYDLVIVSNRLPVDRVVDESGEASWRPSPGGLVAALEPMMRSQDGIWIGWAGVADEEIEPFEAGDINIRPVMLTEQDLQEYYEGFSNDTLWPLYHDVIAQPSYHREWWETYVKVNRRFADAAAEVAAQGAVVWVHDYQLQLVPAMLREVRPDLVIGFFNHIPFPPYGIYSQLPWRRQIIDGLLGADVIGFQRVADAGNFSRAVRRLKGYETRGPIIEVPIDTDDPASGSHRHVTTDRRGGLVRTVLARAFPISIDADQYQDLARRPEIQARAREIRQELGNPQTVMLGVDRLDYTKGIGHRLKAFGELLAEGRLNAEEVTLVQVASPSRERVETYRQLRDEIELTVGRINGDYGSLGHTAVAYLHHGYPREEMVALYLAADVMLVTALRDGMNLVAKEYVATRIDEDGVLVLSEFTGASDELRQALLINPHDIEGLKETILQAVAMPKRDRTRRMRALRRKVLTNDVARWSASFLDALTRSAHGDHPLQNPPVNRR, translated from the coding sequence ATCACTGCGAACCCCGACACCGCGACCGACGCCTACGACCTCGTCATCGTCTCCAACCGGCTCCCCGTCGACCGTGTCGTCGACGAGAGCGGCGAGGCGAGCTGGCGGCCGTCGCCCGGTGGGCTGGTGGCGGCGCTCGAGCCGATGATGCGCTCGCAGGACGGCATCTGGATCGGCTGGGCGGGCGTGGCCGACGAGGAGATCGAGCCGTTCGAGGCCGGCGACATCAACATCCGCCCGGTGATGCTGACCGAGCAGGACCTGCAGGAGTACTACGAGGGCTTCTCCAACGACACCCTCTGGCCGCTCTACCACGACGTGATCGCGCAGCCGAGCTACCACCGCGAGTGGTGGGAGACCTACGTGAAGGTCAATCGCCGCTTCGCGGACGCCGCCGCCGAGGTCGCCGCGCAGGGCGCCGTGGTCTGGGTGCACGACTACCAGCTGCAGCTCGTGCCCGCGATGCTGCGCGAGGTGCGCCCCGACCTCGTCATCGGCTTCTTCAACCACATCCCGTTCCCGCCGTACGGCATCTACTCGCAGCTGCCGTGGCGGCGTCAGATCATCGACGGCCTGCTCGGCGCCGACGTCATCGGCTTCCAGCGCGTCGCCGACGCGGGCAACTTCTCGCGCGCCGTCCGCCGGCTGAAGGGGTACGAGACGCGCGGACCGATCATCGAGGTGCCGATCGACACCGACGACCCGGCGTCCGGCTCGCACCGGCACGTGACCACGGACCGCCGCGGCGGGCTGGTGCGCACGGTGCTCGCCCGGGCCTTCCCGATCTCCATCGACGCCGACCAGTACCAGGACCTCGCCCGCCGGCCGGAGATCCAGGCGCGCGCCCGCGAGATCCGCCAGGAGCTCGGCAACCCCCAGACCGTCATGCTCGGCGTCGACCGGCTCGACTACACCAAGGGCATCGGCCACCGGCTCAAGGCGTTCGGCGAGCTGCTCGCCGAGGGCAGGCTGAACGCCGAGGAGGTGACGCTCGTCCAGGTCGCCAGCCCCAGCCGCGAGCGCGTCGAGACGTACCGTCAGCTGCGCGACGAGATCGAGCTCACCGTCGGCCGCATCAACGGCGACTACGGCAGCCTCGGGCACACGGCCGTCGCGTACCTCCACCACGGCTATCCGCGGGAGGAGATGGTCGCGCTCTACCTCGCCGCCGACGTCATGCTCGTCACCGCGCTCCGCGACGGCATGAACCTCGTCGCCAAGGAGTACGTGGCCACCCGCATCGACGAGGACGGCGTGCTCGTGCTGAGCGAGTTCACCGGTGCCTCCGACGAGCTGCGCCAGGCGCTGCTGATCAACCCGCACGACATCGAGGGCCTCAAGGAGACCATCCTGCAGGCCGTCGCCATGCCCAAGCGCGACCGCACCCGGCGGATGCGCGCCCTGCGCCGCAAGGTGCTCACGAACGACGTGGCCCGCTGGTCCGCCTCCTTCCTCGACGCGCTCACCCGCAGCGCGCACGGCGACCACCCGCTGCAGAACCCGCCGGTGAACCGCCGCTGA
- the otsB gene encoding trehalose-phosphatase has product MTAPAPLPPASAVALASAVKRLAETDRLLVAMDFDGTLAPFVDVPRGARALPESKAALDRLERLPRTWVAYVSGRPLDSLQTVTEADEDALLIGSHGVEIRFGRDGVSLDLSDDERRTLERLGEVLGEVVDSLPGLKLEVKPVGFGVHYRLVADEHGPDVVRRAREAAAAVSDRLTIRDGKDIIEFSVRGADKGDGVERLREYTGATAVIFAGDDVTDEDGFRVLRAGEDVGIKVGRGETAAQYRVADEHAIATLLTLLAEARAAATA; this is encoded by the coding sequence ATGACCGCTCCCGCACCGCTCCCTCCCGCCTCCGCCGTCGCCCTCGCCTCCGCCGTCAAGCGGCTCGCCGAGACCGACCGCCTCCTGGTCGCCATGGACTTCGACGGCACGCTCGCGCCGTTCGTCGACGTGCCGCGCGGCGCCAGGGCGCTGCCCGAGTCGAAGGCGGCGCTCGACCGGCTCGAGAGGCTGCCGCGCACGTGGGTGGCGTACGTCTCCGGGCGGCCGCTCGACAGCCTTCAGACCGTGACGGAGGCCGACGAGGACGCCCTCCTGATCGGCTCGCACGGCGTGGAGATCCGGTTCGGCCGCGACGGCGTCTCGCTCGACCTGTCCGACGACGAGCGCCGCACGCTGGAGCGGCTCGGTGAGGTGCTCGGCGAGGTGGTCGACTCCCTCCCCGGGCTCAAGCTCGAGGTGAAGCCGGTCGGCTTCGGCGTCCACTACCGGCTGGTCGCCGACGAGCACGGCCCCGATGTGGTGCGGCGCGCCAGGGAGGCCGCGGCGGCGGTGAGCGACCGGCTCACGATCCGCGACGGCAAGGACATCATCGAGTTCTCGGTGCGCGGCGCCGACAAGGGCGACGGCGTGGAGCGGCTGCGCGAGTACACGGGCGCCACCGCCGTGATCTTCGCCGGCGACGACGTGACGGACGAGGACGGCTTCCGCGTGCTGCGCGCGGGGGAGGACGTCGGCATCAAGGTCGGCCGGGGCGAGACCGCCGCGCAGTACCGCGTCGCCGACGAGCACGCGATCGCGACCCTGCTGACCCTGCTGGCGGAGGCGCGCGCGGCCGCCACGGCCTGA